The DNA region ATGCAGAGAACCACACTTTACTGAACCCGTATGAAAAATCTTAAAATAACTATGACTGTCATCATAGCTCTTTTCCTATCTGTTTTAAACGCAAATGCTTTTCAGCCTGGCACAAATTCAACACAAACTAAAATCCGATATCTATCAGGTACAGGAATGGACGATATGGTAGAGTGGGATTTCTACGTCTCGGAAGGGAGAAAAAGTGGAGAATGGACAACCATTGGAGTACCTTCTTGCTGGGAACAACAAGGTTTTGGAGCGTACAACTACGGAAGCGATGACGTCAAAACACGCGCTAAAGAATATGGGGTATACAAATATAATTTCCATGCACCTGCGGATTGGAGTAACAACGAAGTAAAAATTGTTTTTGAAGGTGTTATGACAGATGCCGAAGTAAAAATAAACGGCAAACTGGCGGGAGAAATTCACCAAGGTTCTTTTTACGAGTTTAAATATGCAATAAGTAAACTTTTAAATTATGGAAAAGAGAACCTATTGGAGGTTAAAGTGAATAAGGTTTCCGCAAACGAATCCATAAACCATGCAGAACGAGATGCTGATTTTTGGGTTTTTGGTGGTATATATAGACCTGTCTATTTAGAGATTTTACCCAAAGAACACATGGAGCGTGTAGCCATTGATGCAAAAGCCAACGGAAAAATAATTGTAGACGTATTTACCACTTCAAAAAAGGCTTCATCCATACAAATGTACTTATCAGATGATAAAGGGAATAAAATTCAAGATTTATCGGTTACAGAAAACAAGAGCACAAGCGAGAAATGGAACTTTTCTACCAAAGCAAATACTATAAAAACATGGAATCCTGAAACTCCCAATCTATACATCCTAACAATAGAACTCCTCAACAAAAAGAATGAGGTACTGCATAGCTTAAATAAACGAATTGGTTTTAGAACGGTTGAAATTCTTGAAGGTGATGGCATTTATGTAAACGGGGAACGCATTAAGTTTAAAGGCGTAAATAGGCATTCTTTTCATCCCAAATCGGGTCGGACTACATCAAAAGCTTGGAGTATTGAACAAGCGCAACAAATGAAAGACATGAATATGAATGCTGTTCGTATGTCTCACTATCCCCCGGATGTCCACTTTTTAGATGTTTGCGATTCCCTAGGCTTATTCGTCATAGATGAAATTTGCACGTGGCACAACCCAATGTTAGACACCAAAGTAGCTCGTAAAATTGTGAAGGAAACCGTGGTTAGAGACGTTAATCATCCTTCCATCTTACTTTGGGCCAATGGTAATGAGCAAGGTTGGAATCCAGAAGTAGATGATGATTACGCCAAATGGGATATTCAAAACCGAGAGGTCATCCACCCCTGGAGTATTTACAAAAAGACGAATACCATTCATTACAGTCACTATCATTCCTTAATAAACGATGCCTATTCCAAAGAAAAAATCCTGTTCCCAACGGAGTTTTTACATGGTCTGTACGATGGTGGACATGGCGCGGGCCTAGAAGACTATTGGAATATCATGTGGAATTTACCTCTAAGTGCAGGCGGCTTCCTTTGGGGTTTTGCCGATGAGGGTATTGAGCGCACCGATAGAAACAATGAAATCGACTTACAAGGAAACAAGGCCGCAGATGGTATTGTTGGACCGTACGGTGAAAAAGAGGCCAGTTATTTCACCATTAAAGAAATATGGTCTCCAATTTATATTGAGGATCGGTATATAACTAATGATTTCAACGGAATTTTCAGATTAGAGAGCCGCTATCATTATACTAACCTAGAGAAATGTTCCATGACCGCAAAGTGGCTAAAGTTCGATGGACCAGACGGTAAAAAAAACCCTACTGTTTTTAGCGAAAGTGAAGTAAAATTACCCAACTTAGCTCCATCATCTAAAGGGAAAATCACGGTTAACAAGCCTCAAAACTGGCAATCTACCGATGCCTTGCACTTAACGGCGACAGACCCGTATGGGAAAGAGATTTTTACATGGAGTTATCCCGTTTCTACACCAAAAGATGTGAGTGATTCTAAAACTGACTATAAGGGGTCCGAAGTTATTACAACAGAAACCAAGGATAAACAGATAAGGATTGAGACAAACCATATAACCTATCGTTTTTCCAGAGAAACAGGCATGTTACAAGAGGTAAAAAAAGACAGTACCGTTATACCTTTAAGTAACGGGCCAATTATCCTAAATCAAGATCAAAAAATAGAAAATCTGACCGTAACCCCTTTTAAAAATAAAGTTGAAATAACCGTTGTTTATGAAAAGACGGATAAATCACCGGGATGGTCAACCGTAAAAGAATATGCTTCAGATATTATAAAATGGACAGTGCATGCCAATGGTTTATTGGACTTAAAGGTTAAGTTTAAAGGTTACCGAAATGTAAAAGGTTTTAAGGGCATCACCTTTTCTTTTCCAGAAGAAGAAGTTGCAGGTATGAAATGGCTCGGAGATGGCCCGTACCGTGTTTGGAGAAATAGAATGAAAGGAACAAAATTCCAAGTTTGGGAAAACGATTACAATAATACCATCACCGGTGAATCCGGTTTTGTTTACCCGGAATTCAAAGGCTTTTTCTCCGGTTTATATTGGTCCAAATTAAAGGGTAAGAACAACAACGGTTTTACCGTATACTGTAAAACACCTCATACCTATTTACGTATGCTCACACCAGATGCGCCAGCCGATAATAAGAGGGATAAAGTAATTCCAGAATTCCCTGCAGGAGATATTTCATTTGTGATGAACATTCCTGCTATTGGCACCAAGTTTCAGTATGCCGAGAGTACTGGTCCACATGGTAATCCCGAGCATTATTTTGGTAACGACGACGATTTAATAAGCCTTGACCTAACCTTTAAATTTTAAACCGTCTCCAATGAAAAATGTACTTTCCTTAGCGATACTGCTTCTACTCTCCCTGTTTAACTCTGGGGTTTTGTTTGCTCAAAACACCACCGAAATCCAATATCTGTCCGGAACAGGCAAAGATGATACCGTTGAATGGGATTTCTTT from Zobellia alginiliquefaciens includes:
- a CDS encoding glycoside hydrolase family 2 TIM barrel-domain containing protein; the protein is MKNLKITMTVIIALFLSVLNANAFQPGTNSTQTKIRYLSGTGMDDMVEWDFYVSEGRKSGEWTTIGVPSCWEQQGFGAYNYGSDDVKTRAKEYGVYKYNFHAPADWSNNEVKIVFEGVMTDAEVKINGKLAGEIHQGSFYEFKYAISKLLNYGKENLLEVKVNKVSANESINHAERDADFWVFGGIYRPVYLEILPKEHMERVAIDAKANGKIIVDVFTTSKKASSIQMYLSDDKGNKIQDLSVTENKSTSEKWNFSTKANTIKTWNPETPNLYILTIELLNKKNEVLHSLNKRIGFRTVEILEGDGIYVNGERIKFKGVNRHSFHPKSGRTTSKAWSIEQAQQMKDMNMNAVRMSHYPPDVHFLDVCDSLGLFVIDEICTWHNPMLDTKVARKIVKETVVRDVNHPSILLWANGNEQGWNPEVDDDYAKWDIQNREVIHPWSIYKKTNTIHYSHYHSLINDAYSKEKILFPTEFLHGLYDGGHGAGLEDYWNIMWNLPLSAGGFLWGFADEGIERTDRNNEIDLQGNKAADGIVGPYGEKEASYFTIKEIWSPIYIEDRYITNDFNGIFRLESRYHYTNLEKCSMTAKWLKFDGPDGKKNPTVFSESEVKLPNLAPSSKGKITVNKPQNWQSTDALHLTATDPYGKEIFTWSYPVSTPKDVSDSKTDYKGSEVITTETKDKQIRIETNHITYRFSRETGMLQEVKKDSTVIPLSNGPIILNQDQKIENLTVTPFKNKVEITVVYEKTDKSPGWSTVKEYASDIIKWTVHANGLLDLKVKFKGYRNVKGFKGITFSFPEEEVAGMKWLGDGPYRVWRNRMKGTKFQVWENDYNNTITGESGFVYPEFKGFFSGLYWSKLKGKNNNGFTVYCKTPHTYLRMLTPDAPADNKRDKVIPEFPAGDISFVMNIPAIGTKFQYAESTGPHGNPEHYFGNDDDLISLDLTFKF